Sequence from the Flavobacterium sp. J372 genome:
GCCTTTTTTGATATACCATTCCAGGTCATACCAGTCCCTGCCTTTGACCCTGTTTATCCACTTACGGAACAGCAAGGCATGCATTTTACCGGCAAAGAGGCTGGGCCGGTCGAAACAGTTCACATAAAATGAAAAAGGCCGCGTTAATAGCTTCATTTCAGTAGCAAATCCCGGCGGGGGCTGCCTGTCCACTTCAATTTTGATTTTCATGCCCCGGTTCGTAGGCTTAATACCTGCCTGCTTGACAATATCTTCCAGCACCAGCTCCTTCCACTCGGTTTCAGACTTCAGGAAAGCCGAATCGATATTTGTCTTTTCTTTTTTATTCTTTTCCCTGATACTGACTTTCATCCCAACAGACTCGAATTCGGCTACTATAGCATCAAAATAAGGTTCCAGCGAAAAGTCCGGATCCGCCTTGAGCAATGAAAAATCAAGGTCCTCCGAAAACCGGTCCAGGCCGTAAAAAATGCGTAGGGCAGTACCGCCATAAAATGCTGCCTTTTCAAAAAAGTTAGTTCTTGACAGCCCTGCCAGTGCAACTTCCTGCATAATTTCCCGTAGTGCCGAAAGCACATCCTCCGAATTTTTCGGTTCATATTCGCCAATCCATTCCTTTATCATATTTTTTCCAGTGTTTTAATGAGCATCTTAAGGCTTTCTTTTTTTGGCGCATCCGCGACCCAGGGCCTCAGTACCTTAATATTAATGCGTTCCAGCCCTACAGGGTCTATCCTGAGATCATCCAGCAAAAAGCTGCGGGTCTGGGCTGTACTGCGTAAGGTCAGGCCTGCAGTGGCGATTATTTTATCACACAAAGCTTTCTCGGGTAGTGCTATAAGGGCAACCTGTCCCGGGGACAGTTCGATGCTGCCGATACCAAAGCTGTAGTAAGGGAACGGAAGGTGGCGGTAGCTAAACCTCCCCCACGGGTGTGCGGAATTTTCTGGACGTTTTTATTGTTGCTGAGGTAACCTCATATACCCGCTCGGGAATCAGGCCCCAGAACGACAAAGCTGATTCAAGGGATATATAACTTGGCCCCAACAAATGGTTGGCAATTAGAAACGGTTCAGGTACGGGAAGATCGGTTTTGCCCCCCGGTACGTACAGCCCTTTTTTTAGCGGAACCAGTTCACCGCTTTTTAATAATTCGCTGATCTTATCGTTCGGACGCTTATAGTCGCGCAGTATAGTGAGCATTACCTGCCGGCTTAACGGTGCAAAAGAATAATTTTTTACTAATTTACTTAAGTCCATAGCTGCAATTTTAAATGGCTAAAATCGGAAAAATTCCGATTTAAACCAAATATAATTACAAATATTTTTGTCATATACATAGAGGATAATCGGAAAAAACTCCGATTAGGCATTAAAAATATAACATTCCACTACGTATAAGAGCCTAAACTAATGTTCGGCAATAAGCCGATCCCACTGCGCAGCCCTGAATATAAGAAGACCTGTACATATACCTATCTTTGTCTAAAGATTCGACTTCAATCCTTTTATAATATTATGTGAAAGAATTATGTCCTTAAAAAGTACTGAAGGGGACCAATAGTCGAACTTTGTTTGTAATCTATTGATTATTACCGGCAATGAAATGCCATTGGACAAATTGCCACGGAATTGCCACATTTTTTTAACTTTAACGCTTAATACAATTATATGGCAAAAAATGATGGTAAAAAGCTTGAAGGGCTAGTTGCATTTATTGAGAAAACCTTTATTGCAGAAGGCTGTGAGGTAATTACCAATGATAAAGTTTATAACGACCAAGGTGAACAAATCGCAGAGTTCGATGCAATCATCTCTAAGCCTATTGATGGCGGTACTTACAAATGGCTTATAGAATGCCGTGATCGCCCAAGCTCGGGAGCGGCGCCTGCCTCCTGGATTGAGCAGCTATTTGGCAGAAAAGAAAGATTTAAATTTGATAAGGTCACTGCTGTATCTACAACAGGATTCTCTCCAGGCGCACGGGATAGAGCTGATTTTGGAGGCATCGAATTACGAGAAATGAAAGAGCTGTCGCCTAATGAATTCGGCGATTGGCTTACCATATACTATCAGCATGTACTTTCACAGCATTTTGAGCTGGTTAATGCTGAAGTTTTCGTCGAGAATCCATCCGCAGAAGTTTCGACAGCCGTTAACGATGCTCTACAGAAATTGGCTTCCGGTGAATTACCTGGTTTCTTTGTCCCTGCTCACAATACTCATGCGACCGCAGATGCCCTATTAAATTCAGTGATAGCGCAAAGTCAGGATCTGGCAAACATCCCTTTATCAAGCGAACCTGTTGATGTAGAATTAAAGGCCGAGTACAATAACATTGATGATCCTGTTTTACTCACGACAGCTGTGGGAGAAATTAGAGTTTCAAAAATAATATTCCACACCCGCTTGACCGCTGTCCAGCACACTGTGCCGCTTTGGGCCGCTGAATACCGAATACATCAGGATACAGAAAAGATTTCTGATGTAGCAACAGCCAATTATAATCTTGAAAATTTTGACATTAATGTTCAAATGCATCGGCCTGATTCAGGAGATGGCGGAAGTTATATTGAAGCCACAGTAAAACCAAAATAATATTTAGTCGATCATAATTCTCAACATTGCTTCAAAAAGTCCACCTCACTCCGAACTCCGGGATGATAGGACGCACGGTAAACGACATACCCCATCTCCTGTAATTCCTTGAAATATTTATGATAAGTCGGCACGGTGGAAATATGAGATAAGGCCATCAGCTGGCTCCTACTCACTTTAACATGCTTAATCCGGTCCTGCCTGAATGCCAGTATAAACAATGCTGCTAATAATGAAATATGCCAAACATTTAATCGCTCATCCTTCAGTATAGCATCAAGAGCGCTATTTAGTTGCTGCTCGTTCATTTTGTTTAGAATTAAACAATTGGATTAGATCAGCCTTATTGTAGTAATAAGAGCCCAGCACTTTTTTAAATCTCACTTTACCGGTTATTCTTAAATTTTGTAGCGATCCAGGCGAGATATCCAGCATTTTCCTAACCACTCTTGCCTTGAGCCACTCTACCTCAATATGATCTTTGTCCTCAGGCTTCGAACCTTCAATTATCTTTCGGATTGTATCTATCAGCAACATACCGAATTTGCGCAAATCTTCTTTCGTTACACCATCTTCCATTTTCTGCAGTTTTAGTTGTAGCAATTAGTCCGGAAAGTATATCTTGCTTGCCCTGTTCTTTTTCTTGGAAGGGATATAGCGCAAGTAACCATATTCATTCATTTCCTTCAGGCAACGATAGTAGGTCTTATGCGCAGAAATCTTTGCGATGCGCATTATTTCAATGGTAATGGCATCCACAGGATTACAAAAGCCCCTCTCCAGTCTATATTGAAGTAAAGCCGCATAGATGCCAATGTGCGTATTGCTGATACGTTGGTCGCTGCGCGTCCTTTCGAAAAAGATGGCAAGGGGCTCCAGTAAGTTCATGGCTAAACACTTCTGGATTTACGGCGTTGCTTCTTTTGCTTCTCATCACCAGGGCCTTCATCATCTCCATCACCGGCTTTAGCTTTCTGTGATTCCTTCTGGTTTCTTCCCTCTTGTTGCGACTCGCCTTGCCCTTTCGAC
This genomic interval carries:
- a CDS encoding helix-turn-helix domain-containing protein, whose product is MEDGVTKEDLRKFGMLLIDTIRKIIEGSKPEDKDHIEVEWLKARVVRKMLDISPGSLQNLRITGKVRFKKVLGSYYYNKADLIQLFNSKQNERAATK
- a CDS encoding nucleotidyl transferase AbiEii/AbiGii toxin family protein — encoded protein: MIKEWIGEYEPKNSEDVLSALREIMQEVALAGLSRTNFFEKAAFYGGTALRIFYGLDRFSEDLDFSLLKADPDFSLEPYFDAIVAEFESVGMKVSIREKNKKEKTNIDSAFLKSETEWKELVLEDIVKQAGIKPTNRGMKIKIEVDRQPPPGFATEMKLLTRPFSFYVNCFDRPSLFAGKMHALLFRKWINRVKGRDWYDLEWYIKKGIPLDMHHFMLRAKDTGDWEGGELVPDDVMGLLHDKIKAVDLENVKADVIPFIKDDAVLNIWSDSYFLDLIEKLKFQ
- a CDS encoding restriction endonuclease, which encodes MAKNDGKKLEGLVAFIEKTFIAEGCEVITNDKVYNDQGEQIAEFDAIISKPIDGGTYKWLIECRDRPSSGAAPASWIEQLFGRKERFKFDKVTAVSTTGFSPGARDRADFGGIELREMKELSPNEFGDWLTIYYQHVLSQHFELVNAEVFVENPSAEVSTAVNDALQKLASGELPGFFVPAHNTHATADALLNSVIAQSQDLANIPLSSEPVDVELKAEYNNIDDPVLLTTAVGEIRVSKIIFHTRLTAVQHTVPLWAAEYRIHQDTEKISDVATANYNLENFDINVQMHRPDSGDGGSYIEATVKPK